The Kiloniellales bacterium DNA segment CGTTCAGGCCGTCTGGAAAGGCGGCTTCGACCTGGCGAAAGCGCCGTTCGAATTTCCCGTTGGCGCGGCGCAGGGCGGCTTCCGGATCGATGCCCAGATGACGGGCCAGGTTGGCCGCGACGAAGAGCAGGTCGCCGAGTTCGTCCTCTAACCGGT contains these protein-coding regions:
- a CDS encoding MazG nucleotide pyrophosphohydrolase domain-containing protein; its protein translation is RLEDELGDLLFVAANLARHLGIDPEAALRRANGKFERRFRQVEAAFPDGLNGVSLDAMEEAWQAAKKNGA